One window of Catonella massiliensis genomic DNA carries:
- a CDS encoding MATE family efflux transporter, which translates to MDRVNNEENSRATQPENKKELRREYILTAPLLPLLIKMAVPTIIGMLVAMIYNLTDTFFIAMLGNKSMTAAIGITFSYVSLIQALGFWFGYGSGNAMSRSLGAGKNEETEVYSSTAVVMALATGLVVSAASLIFISPLTALIGGSASESLQSFAGEYLRVIAISLPFVLFSFTVYNQLRLCGNVKDGMKGLLAGMLTNIILDPLFIFGLKMGFIGAAYATLIGQVVGALVLFILAGKNGNIAVSLTKARFTRENVYHILVGGLPNFARQGITSLSLVLLNMVAAGFGEEVIAALTVSSRVAAVAYMLVIGWGQGFQPICAMNYGAGQYERVRKAFKYNVRVGTVFMSVSAVVLYVFAREFTEVLSRNKDVINIAVDILRIQCLTLPFMAYFATGSMYMQNIGRYYTALIISISRQGIFYIPALFLLTLSLGQKGLYLVQPVADVLAFLLAAVVVRKKGLEYK; encoded by the coding sequence ATGGACAGGGTAAATAACGAAGAAAACAGCAGAGCAACACAGCCTGAAAACAAAAAAGAGCTTCGAAGAGAATACATACTTACTGCCCCACTTCTTCCCCTCCTCATAAAAATGGCCGTTCCCACCATTATCGGTATGCTTGTGGCTATGATATACAATCTTACAGATACCTTTTTCATTGCAATGCTAGGCAATAAGTCAATGACAGCAGCGATAGGAATCACATTTAGTTATGTGAGCCTGATTCAGGCTCTAGGCTTTTGGTTTGGCTATGGCAGTGGAAATGCTATGTCAAGAAGCCTTGGAGCAGGGAAGAATGAAGAGACAGAAGTCTACTCTTCTACAGCTGTAGTAATGGCTTTGGCTACAGGGCTCGTTGTTTCTGCAGCCTCACTAATATTCATATCGCCCTTAACAGCTCTTATAGGCGGCTCTGCCTCTGAGAGCCTACAGAGCTTTGCGGGAGAATATCTGAGGGTAATTGCCATAAGCCTGCCCTTTGTACTATTTTCATTCACTGTTTACAATCAGCTTAGGCTATGTGGCAATGTAAAGGATGGTATGAAGGGCTTACTTGCCGGCATGCTTACCAACATCATCTTAGACCCTCTTTTTATATTTGGCCTTAAAATGGGCTTCATCGGAGCGGCCTATGCGACCTTAATCGGACAGGTTGTCGGTGCTTTGGTACTATTTATACTAGCAGGTAAGAATGGGAATATTGCTGTAAGCCTTACAAAAGCAAGGTTTACAAGGGAAAATGTTTATCACATCTTGGTAGGAGGGCTGCCGAATTTTGCAAGACAGGGAATCACAAGCCTTTCTTTAGTACTGCTCAATATGGTGGCAGCAGGCTTTGGAGAAGAGGTAATAGCGGCACTAACCGTTAGTTCAAGGGTGGCAGCAGTTGCGTACATGCTTGTAATAGGCTGGGGACAGGGATTTCAGCCAATATGTGCAATGAACTACGGTGCAGGGCAGTATGAGAGGGTGAGAAAGGCATTTAAGTACAATGTGAGAGTTGGCACGGTATTTATGAGCGTATCAGCAGTCGTTTTATATGTATTTGCAAGGGAATTTACAGAAGTTTTGTCAAGGAATAAGGATGTAATAAATATTGCTGTGGACATACTTAGAATCCAATGCCTTACCCTGCCTTTTATGGCTTATTTTGCTACAGGGAGCATGTATATGCAAAACATAGGCAGGTACTATACTGCCCTGATTATATCAATATCAAGGCAGGGAATATTTTATATACCTGCACTTTTTCTTCTAACACTCTCTTTAGGACAAAAGGGCTTGTATCTGGTTCAGCCTGTGGCAGATGTCTTGGCGTTCTTGCTTGCGGCAGTGGTTGTAAGGAAAAAGGGGTTGGAATATAAATAG
- a CDS encoding WG repeat-containing protein — translation MGKLKKLVATACFITMTIGAVAPAEAALKEKDIVWIGSRVYNAGNSFKASEIDMEGIYWETVIYSSRDNSKMQLYFCKNGKRTGFVFEEVVPLAEGKFFFVSENMNTYEGYILDDEGNKVCTNLKDVADHIGIDSKGYHISNSGVERDRFICGETKDGLVILDTKNNCKVLKTHKGYVLGTNDEIYKKKVNNTRYILITNKKKTKRGFMSLSQKSGVSIIIANNLKLEADLLINNEGEYRIAVPQRYDSELNLYNTKGRLIWSGKNKTVKGVGGNILDTPGDPFAGILDPPKGVNKRYKENKIIFLVQSRNDKYGLVRDDGKQLLSYKYNEIREAYKDKAIVLDKKYLFYMVNYKGGKAASKKYNKIYGFYGGMSKVDNDDKYGVISETGRELIKPEYDEILRLKSDEMILKKGLDYIYRYKNGKDKVFAKQYENIEKLPNTQYQGRSLFLVTNNGKFGIMSAGGKELHKTKYDYFRVLDKQNGVFSLICRKNGKTGGYLSEIIVDKEGKKIFEINNTKSIERLASGEYMVMKGKSDHKDSGIDEVIIYSADWKKKLSIKNRWESILDYDDGLFIVRSKDDYYGVVDSTGKMVLPNKYSWVEFNLNLITVKQKYDGIEEIGFLVR, via the coding sequence ATGGGAAAATTGAAAAAACTTGTGGCAACAGCATGCTTTATTACTATGACAATAGGAGCAGTGGCTCCTGCAGAGGCTGCACTAAAAGAGAAAGATATAGTGTGGATAGGAAGCCGCGTGTATAATGCGGGAAACAGCTTTAAAGCATCCGAAATAGACATGGAAGGTATTTATTGGGAAACTGTGATTTATAGCTCACGAGATAATAGCAAGATGCAGCTATATTTCTGTAAGAACGGTAAAAGAACAGGTTTTGTATTTGAAGAGGTAGTGCCTCTTGCAGAAGGGAAGTTCTTCTTTGTGAGTGAAAATATGAATACATATGAGGGGTACATTTTAGATGATGAGGGTAATAAAGTTTGCACAAACTTAAAGGATGTTGCAGACCATATAGGTATTGACTCAAAAGGATATCATATCAGTAATAGTGGGGTAGAGCGAGACCGTTTTATTTGTGGAGAAACAAAGGATGGCCTTGTTATCCTTGACACTAAAAATAACTGTAAAGTATTAAAAACTCATAAAGGCTATGTTTTAGGTACTAACGATGAGATTTATAAAAAGAAAGTTAATAACACAAGATATATTCTTATCACAAATAAGAAGAAAACTAAGAGAGGTTTTATGTCACTTTCACAGAAATCAGGTGTTTCTATAATAATAGCAAACAATTTGAAACTGGAAGCAGACCTTCTTATAAATAATGAGGGAGAATATAGGATAGCAGTTCCTCAAAGATATGATTCTGAATTGAATTTATATAATACAAAAGGCAGGCTGATTTGGAGTGGTAAAAATAAAACTGTAAAAGGAGTGGGTGGAAATATCTTGGATACTCCGGGAGATCCATTTGCAGGGATACTTGACCCACCTAAAGGAGTTAACAAAAGGTATAAAGAGAATAAGATAATTTTCCTAGTACAAAGCAGAAACGACAAGTATGGTCTTGTGAGAGATGATGGCAAGCAGCTACTTAGCTATAAATATAATGAAATTAGAGAGGCTTACAAGGATAAGGCTATAGTTTTAGACAAAAAATATTTATTTTATATGGTGAATTACAAAGGGGGAAAGGCTGCTTCTAAGAAATATAATAAAATATACGGATTTTATGGTGGAATGTCTAAAGTGGATAATGATGATAAATATGGAGTTATTTCGGAGACTGGAAGAGAGCTTATAAAGCCTGAATACGATGAAATACTCAGACTTAAATCTGATGAAATGATATTAAAGAAAGGGCTTGACTATATTTATAGATATAAAAACGGAAAAGACAAGGTTTTTGCTAAACAATATGAAAATATTGAGAAACTTCCAAATACTCAATATCAAGGTAGGTCACTGTTTTTGGTGACCAATAATGGTAAATTCGGCATTATGTCGGCAGGTGGTAAGGAGCTACATAAGACTAAATATGATTATTTCAGAGTATTGGATAAGCAAAACGGTGTATTTTCTTTAATATGTAGAAAGAATGGCAAAACAGGAGGCTATTTGTCCGAAATAATTGTAGATAAAGAAGGTAAAAAAATTTTTGAGATAAACAACACCAAGTCTATAGAGAGGCTTGCTTCAGGAGAGTATATGGTAATGAAGGGTAAGTCAGATCATAAAGATAGTGGTATAGATGAGGTGATTATTTATAGTGCTGACTGGAAGAAAAAGTTAAGTATAAAGAATAGATGGGAAAGTATATTAGACTATGATGATGGACTCTTCATAGTAAGAAGTAAGGACGATTACTATGGAGTTGTAGATAGCACAGGTAAAATGGTATTACCAAACAAATATTCTTGGGTTGAATTTAATTTGAATTTAATAACGGTTAAACAAAAGTATGATGGTATTGAGGAAATTGGATTTTTAGTAAGATAA
- a CDS encoding PEP/pyruvate-binding domain-containing protein, translating into MVLDFSKIRKEDVLTAGGKGANLGEMVLAGINVPKGFVVTADAYKEFLKINSLEEVFKKELTGSVQDEAELFKTAKKLRELISKGKLPDTVINEVKNAYEGLGENVRVAVRSSATAEDLPDASFAGQQETYLNVRGVEEVLLRIVDCYASLWGNRAVSYRANQGYNQLSVAIAVVVQTMVESEKAGVLFTVNPVNENREEMQINASYGLGESVVSGSVTADNYIVDKSGTIISLTLGTKETQIIYADRETKKVEVSVELRGKPALTEDEVRALVQAGNAIEKHYGKPMDVEWAIRGGEVYILQAREITTLGDNHDDELVKAYLKGVRVKGYTKERYAFILEKMPFAYRALDYDYMVAINDQTVRLFAEGGIKLDTNPRMDDDGIETLPNSKNGVNIRIFNIFKLIKMMRDYDYCEGKCRAFMEDYEKEIEDLKKLDFSKMDVRECRDFIIYSYELTKRLCYDRFKYALFPSVLAKDLEKAVKKVDESYTVYDLYRNLDNKTAVVSRDVELLAAEAKKNEELKKSLISGESYDSICKQYPDFKRLAEDFIRKNGFKSDYNCYCIDAKTFVEEPDRLINIMKPLILQENLGKEETEDFEEILANIEKAYGSKFPKIKRRIESFRYFHIVREESQYLWETLFYYVRQAVKRANLLLLGNKDYKSGIANLFFKELLEALERGCLSESDKGKIDRRNKNRPLAIKVWEASKGLVFDTAGEVLKGVSGSRGVAVGEACLIKGPEEFYKMKKGGILVCHLTDPEWTPLFSLAGAVVADTGSALSHAAIVAREYGIPAVLGVGYATTKFKDGDQVMVDGDKGVARKA; encoded by the coding sequence ATGGTACTTGATTTTAGTAAGATTAGAAAAGAAGATGTACTTACGGCAGGTGGCAAGGGAGCCAATCTTGGGGAAATGGTCTTGGCAGGAATAAATGTGCCAAAGGGTTTTGTAGTAACTGCAGATGCTTACAAAGAATTTCTTAAGATAAACTCCTTAGAGGAAGTCTTCAAAAAAGAACTTACTGGGAGTGTGCAAGATGAGGCGGAACTTTTTAAAACTGCAAAGAAGCTAAGGGAACTTATAAGCAAAGGGAAGCTGCCTGATACTGTAATAAATGAGGTAAAAAATGCCTATGAGGGGCTTGGAGAAAATGTCAGGGTAGCAGTGCGCTCATCTGCTACAGCGGAGGACTTGCCCGATGCAAGCTTTGCAGGACAGCAGGAGACTTATCTAAATGTAAGAGGTGTGGAGGAAGTCCTCCTTCGCATAGTCGACTGCTATGCATCCCTTTGGGGTAACAGGGCGGTAAGCTACAGGGCTAATCAGGGCTACAATCAGCTATCTGTTGCTATTGCAGTTGTTGTTCAGACCATGGTTGAAAGCGAAAAGGCAGGAGTCTTATTTACAGTCAACCCCGTCAATGAAAACCGGGAGGAGATGCAGATAAATGCAAGCTATGGCCTTGGGGAGAGCGTAGTAAGCGGAAGCGTAACAGCGGATAACTACATAGTGGACAAATCAGGCACGATTATAAGCCTCACCCTAGGTACAAAGGAAACTCAGATTATATATGCTGACAGGGAGACAAAAAAGGTAGAAGTAAGTGTGGAGCTTAGAGGAAAGCCTGCCCTAACGGAGGATGAGGTTAGGGCACTTGTACAGGCAGGAAATGCCATCGAGAAGCACTATGGTAAACCTATGGATGTAGAATGGGCTATAAGAGGTGGCGAGGTGTACATCCTACAGGCGAGAGAGATTACCACTCTTGGGGATAATCACGATGATGAGTTAGTTAAGGCTTATCTAAAAGGAGTGAGAGTTAAAGGATACACAAAAGAGAGGTACGCATTTATACTTGAAAAAATGCCATTTGCATACAGGGCACTAGACTATGATTATATGGTTGCTATAAATGACCAGACGGTCAGGTTGTTTGCCGAGGGTGGAATAAAGCTTGATACTAATCCCAGAATGGATGATGACGGGATAGAAACACTTCCAAATTCAAAAAATGGTGTAAATATACGCATATTCAATATATTTAAGCTTATTAAAATGATGAGAGACTACGACTACTGTGAGGGCAAATGCAGGGCATTTATGGAGGACTATGAAAAGGAAATAGAGGACCTTAAAAAGCTCGATTTTAGTAAAATGGATGTTAGGGAGTGCAGGGATTTTATTATTTACAGCTACGAGCTTACCAAAAGGCTCTGCTATGATAGGTTTAAGTATGCTCTGTTTCCATCAGTACTCGCAAAAGACTTGGAAAAGGCTGTGAAAAAGGTGGATGAAAGCTATACAGTCTACGACCTTTATAGAAACCTTGACAATAAGACAGCTGTAGTATCAAGAGATGTCGAACTGCTTGCAGCTGAAGCTAAGAAAAATGAAGAGCTTAAGAAAAGCCTGATATCAGGAGAGAGCTATGATAGTATTTGTAAGCAATATCCTGATTTTAAGCGCTTGGCAGAGGACTTTATTCGTAAAAACGGCTTCAAGTCAGACTATAACTGCTACTGTATAGATGCGAAGACCTTTGTGGAAGAGCCTGACAGACTAATTAACATAATGAAGCCACTTATACTGCAGGAGAACTTGGGAAAAGAAGAGACTGAAGACTTTGAGGAAATTTTGGCAAATATTGAAAAAGCCTATGGCAGTAAATTTCCTAAGATTAAGAGAAGGATAGAATCTTTCAGATATTTTCACATAGTCCGTGAAGAAAGCCAGTATCTCTGGGAAACTCTCTTCTACTATGTGAGACAGGCTGTAAAAAGAGCTAATTTACTACTGCTTGGAAATAAAGATTATAAGAGTGGTATTGCCAATCTGTTTTTTAAGGAGTTACTGGAAGCCCTTGAAAGAGGCTGTTTATCAGAAAGTGATAAGGGAAAAATTGACAGAAGAAATAAAAACCGTCCACTGGCAATAAAGGTTTGGGAGGCATCAAAAGGACTTGTCTTTGATACTGCGGGTGAGGTGCTAAAGGGAGTTAGCGGCAGCAGAGGAGTGGCTGTTGGAGAGGCCTGCCTGATAAAGGGACCTGAGGAATTCTACAAGATGAAAAAGGGAGGTATTTTAGTATGCCATCTCACCGATCCTGAGTGGACACCGCTTTTTAGCCTTGCAGGTGCTGTGGTAGCGGATACAGGCTCAGCTCTTAGCCACGCAGCCATAGTGGCAAGGGAATACGGTATCCCAGCCGTTTTGGGAGTGGGCTATGCTACTACTAAGTTTAAGGATGGCGACCAAGTCATGGTTGACGGCGATAAGGGAGTGGCAAGGAAGGCATGA
- a CDS encoding tetratricopeptide repeat protein, which produces MDKLKEFWQESKADYEAKYNTPFLTDYDKSLPYFEKMQELLLDMQKENKNNVDVACLLASVRMELRDSYDTCGELLLDFLDKNENCLSDSDKARIYTNIGYYIDFESSNPKHLLKAEELDSQYYETYEGLGLYYFSEYERDNGEKYLEKAIVHFESARELSNNYVNHFNYAAGLYENKEYQRAKAIFEDLLIDYPGRMRLILALAYCELFLGNKAKAKFYLSQVKDGQDENYSLCTDDISDYQVYDSYYVLDEYDTFLENCKAVICDYYTDDWKHYYYTLWIKNLKHDFYNLVNSTISRLEEDIKEAEIDEDYSSSEEKEEYIKSYKEDLVKYRAMIKDIEDGCKKPEITLNLYPEYECFLIDCLRHKFMD; this is translated from the coding sequence ATGGACAAGTTAAAAGAATTCTGGCAGGAATCAAAAGCAGATTATGAAGCCAAATACAATACCCCGTTTTTAACGGATTACGATAAGTCTCTCCCTTACTTTGAGAAAATGCAGGAGCTCTTGCTTGATATGCAAAAAGAGAATAAAAATAATGTAGATGTAGCTTGTTTACTTGCTTCTGTCCGAATGGAGCTTCGTGACAGTTATGATACCTGTGGAGAGCTTTTACTTGATTTTCTTGATAAAAATGAAAACTGCTTATCTGACAGTGACAAAGCAAGAATATACACAAACATCGGATATTACATTGATTTTGAGTCTTCTAATCCTAAGCATTTACTTAAAGCAGAAGAATTAGATTCTCAATATTATGAAACTTATGAAGGTTTAGGCTTGTATTATTTTAGCGAGTATGAAAGAGATAATGGTGAGAAATACCTTGAAAAAGCCATAGTACATTTTGAATCAGCAAGGGAGCTCTCCAACAACTATGTGAATCATTTTAATTATGCTGCGGGGCTTTATGAGAATAAGGAGTATCAAAGGGCAAAAGCAATTTTTGAAGATTTACTTATAGACTACCCCGGTAGAATGAGGCTGATACTGGCACTGGCCTATTGTGAGCTCTTTCTTGGGAATAAGGCAAAAGCAAAGTTCTATCTTTCTCAGGTAAAAGACGGGCAGGATGAGAATTATTCACTATGTACGGATGATATTTCTGATTATCAAGTCTATGACTCCTACTATGTGCTTGACGAATACGATACATTTTTAGAAAACTGCAAAGCCGTGATATGCGATTATTATACCGATGACTGGAAGCATTATTATTATACTCTGTGGATTAAAAACCTTAAGCATGATTTTTATAACTTGGTTAATTCCACCATTTCAAGGCTTGAAGAAGACATAAAAGAAGCTGAGATTGATGAGGATTATAGCAGTTCTGAGGAAAAAGAAGAGTATATCAAAAGCTACAAAGAAGATTTAGTAAAGTATAGGGCTATGATAAAAGATATAGAAGATGGCTGTAAAAAGCCTGAAATAACTCTCAACCTCTACCCTGAGTATGAGTGTTTTCTAATAGACTGTCTAAGACATAAGTTTATGGACTAA
- a CDS encoding ABC transporter ATP-binding protein: protein MKTAYKEPDYESIFRENEGKPLKTLIAIYQGKYVKLFWSVVFFLIKDSPSWISPLVMAAMIDIITKPDEDAVKKIILNSVFIILLTVQNVPTSYIHVYFYAKTIRQVEKELRCALVRKLQQLSISYHTQMESGRLQSKVMRDVEQIENLSSQIFITVLYIVVNIVAALVIVITKSKIVFGFFLAAVPVAVLLMLYFREKVKNYNTAFRKEMEETTVSVVEMMEMIPVAKAHALERRELNKMEKRLVKVADKGFRLDMIQTYFGAWSWVVFQVFRVFCLIFTAFMALNKKISIGDVAMYQSYFGTVVGCIAGIVGLVPVVTKGLESVTSISDIMLSNDIEGSDKNKLKPEIKGFVEFDNVGFKYDDSDEPLFSGLSFKASPGETIAIVGASGAGKTTILNLVIGFMRATEGRVLIDGCDIKEMNLHHYRKKLAVVPQNSILFSGTLRENITYGLDDVSEEELQKVIDAANLRELVDSLPDGLETVLKEHGGNFSGGQKQRISIARAFIRNPRVLILDEATSALDTVSERQIQEAVAKLSKDRTTFVVAHRLSTIRNADKIAVMEKGGMKEFGNYEELMELRGSFYELMEMQQM from the coding sequence ATGAAAACAGCCTACAAAGAACCGGATTATGAAAGCATATTTAGGGAAAATGAAGGTAAACCGTTAAAAACGCTGATAGCCATTTATCAGGGGAAGTATGTCAAGCTTTTCTGGTCGGTAGTCTTTTTCCTTATAAAAGACTCGCCGTCCTGGATATCTCCCCTTGTAATGGCTGCGATGATTGATATAATCACGAAGCCTGATGAGGATGCTGTTAAAAAGATTATCCTAAACTCAGTCTTTATCATACTTTTGACGGTACAAAATGTTCCTACAAGTTACATTCATGTGTATTTCTACGCCAAGACCATCAGGCAGGTGGAAAAGGAGTTAAGATGCGCTCTGGTTAGAAAGCTCCAGCAGTTGTCCATCTCTTACCATACCCAGATGGAGTCAGGCAGGCTTCAGTCAAAGGTTATGAGGGATGTAGAGCAGATAGAAAACTTGAGTTCGCAGATATTTATAACTGTGCTTTATATAGTTGTAAATATCGTGGCTGCCCTTGTCATCGTTATAACCAAGAGTAAAATCGTCTTTGGATTCTTCCTTGCTGCTGTGCCTGTGGCGGTTCTTCTTATGCTTTATTTCAGGGAGAAGGTAAAGAACTACAACACAGCATTTCGTAAAGAGATGGAAGAGACGACAGTTTCAGTGGTTGAAATGATGGAGATGATACCTGTAGCAAAGGCACATGCCCTTGAAAGAAGAGAACTTAACAAGATGGAGAAAAGGCTTGTAAAGGTAGCAGACAAGGGCTTTAGGCTTGATATGATACAGACTTACTTCGGTGCATGGAGCTGGGTAGTATTTCAGGTGTTTAGAGTGTTCTGCCTTATATTTACTGCCTTTATGGCACTTAACAAGAAAATAAGCATAGGTGATGTGGCTATGTACCAGTCTTACTTTGGTACTGTAGTTGGCTGTATAGCAGGTATAGTAGGTCTTGTGCCTGTTGTAACCAAGGGACTAGAGTCGGTGACTTCGATTTCTGATATTATGCTTAGCAACGACATTGAGGGCAGTGATAAAAATAAGCTTAAGCCTGAGATTAAGGGCTTTGTAGAATTTGACAATGTAGGCTTCAAGTATGATGACAGCGATGAGCCTCTCTTTAGCGGTCTTAGCTTTAAGGCAAGTCCCGGTGAAACCATAGCCATAGTAGGAGCTTCGGGAGCCGGTAAGACCACTATTCTAAACCTTGTAATCGGCTTTATGAGGGCGACAGAGGGCAGGGTGCTTATAGACGGCTGTGATATCAAGGAGATGAACCTACATCATTACCGTAAGAAGCTGGCTGTAGTACCTCAGAATTCCATACTTTTTAGTGGTACACTCAGGGAAAATATTACATATGGACTTGATGATGTATCCGAGGAAGAACTTCAAAAGGTAATAGACGCAGCAAACTTAAGAGAACTTGTAGACAGCCTGCCAGACGGTCTTGAAACAGTCCTAAAGGAGCATGGAGGTAATTTCTCGGGAGGACAGAAACAGAGAATCTCCATAGCAAGGGCATTTATAAGGAATCCGCGAGTGCTGATTTTAGATGAGGCTACCTCTGCACTTGATACAGTTTCCGAAAGACAGATACAGGAGGCTGTGGCAAAGCTATCAAAAGACAGGACTACATTTGTAGTAGCGCACAGACTTTCAACCATCCGAAATGCAGATAAAATAGCAGTTATGGAAAAGGGAGGCATGAAGGAATTTGGCAATTATGAGGAGCTTATGGAGCTTAGGGGAAGCTTTTATGAATTGATGGAGATGCAGCAGATGTAG
- a CDS encoding DUF4143 domain-containing protein, protein MFETFVVSEILKSYSNEGRDYRFNIFYYRGKDKNASEENEIDLIIEENGILYPVEVKMSGNPKASMGAANPVLDKIPDKKRGVGVILCLIDRKTYLRGNLIALPIEYI, encoded by the coding sequence ATGTTTGAGACTTTTGTAGTTTCAGAGATATTAAAATCATATTCCAATGAGGGAAGGGATTATCGATTTAACATTTTCTATTACCGTGGAAAGGATAAAAATGCTTCTGAAGAAAATGAAATTGATTTGATTATCGAGGAAAATGGCATCCTATACCCTGTAGAGGTTAAAATGTCCGGCAACCCTAAGGCAAGCATGGGAGCGGCAAATCCAGTACTTGACAAGATTCCTGACAAGAAAAGAGGGGTAGGGGTTATTCTCTGTCTAATTGATAGGAAAACATATCTTAGGGGGAATCTAATAGCGCTCCCTATTGAATATATTTAG
- a CDS encoding TetR/AcrR family transcriptional regulator, protein MAKAFNEEEKQEIKQKMMDIALMLFHESGTKGLSIKELTSRTGIAQGSFYNFWKDKDALILDVMQYRSAQKLAVVEKYFNKSLDNPVGFLADIIYEYSVDFKEKCEKKPIYAEALAMLARKNEGKTYEISEIYTAFIRKIAAYWREKGAVKSIDERGLLNTFIGSFVLLSNYGKFEKEYFNEALRTFITAMVERYIEVR, encoded by the coding sequence ATGGCGAAGGCATTTAATGAAGAAGAAAAACAGGAAATAAAGCAGAAGATGATGGATATAGCCCTTATGCTCTTTCACGAAAGCGGCACAAAGGGGCTTAGTATAAAGGAGCTTACAAGTAGAACGGGGATAGCTCAGGGAAGCTTTTACAACTTTTGGAAGGACAAGGATGCTCTCATTCTCGATGTGATGCAGTATAGGTCGGCTCAGAAGCTGGCTGTGGTTGAGAAATATTTTAATAAATCCTTAGACAATCCTGTAGGCTTTCTCGCAGACATTATCTATGAGTACTCAGTTGATTTTAAGGAAAAATGTGAGAAAAAGCCGATATATGCGGAGGCTTTGGCTATGCTTGCAAGGAAAAATGAGGGTAAGACCTATGAGATAAGTGAGATATATACAGCCTTTATCAGGAAGATAGCTGCTTACTGGAGGGAGAAGGGGGCAGTTAAAAGCATAGATGAAAGAGGCCTCCTAAATACATTTATAGGGAGCTTTGTATTATTATCAAATTACGGCAAGTTTGAAAAAGAGTATTTTAATGAGGCGTTGAGGACTTTCATCACGGCTATGGTAGAAAGGTACATTGAGGTGAGATAG